The following coding sequences lie in one Populus nigra chromosome 15, ddPopNigr1.1, whole genome shotgun sequence genomic window:
- the LOC133674504 gene encoding protein CHLOROPLAST IMPORT APPARATUS 2 isoform X2 — MSSPCLSGGGRTYGFDLEIVKSSSTSSTRTSHTSSPSSTISESSNSPLAISTRKPRTTRKRPNQTYNEAAALLSSAYPNVFSSKHLTKSSKFTKPHDNSILLDQSPDLLLPLRVFDNSGFLLHQPIQEKPRFGNESKVANLRDKSSCQSSGEVDFHGNPMELCDGFDEEFDAESILDEEIEEGIDSIMGNLSVGNEMVDEVPNGISPSYGHDGGQTNSWYGNSMEYNFGGKSQFGHGMAMRRGVRALRQVDEGNWWHFPFVDMLQISPRLNTSSTTPTNTAAATRNANGSNSPDCNSIPKPKPKSKLKMKSNSSSEKKKKKLEKVEMPAVVEMKNEELEEENPIKENSIPQSNQRLILKLNYDNVLKAWSDRGSPFSEETMGSAEGTDVSAGTN, encoded by the exons ATGTCTTCTCCATGTTTAAGTGGAGGTGGGAGAACCTATGGATTCGATCTAGAAATAGTCAAATCCTCATCTACTTCCTCAACAAGAACATCACACACATCTTCACCATCTTCAACTATCTCTGAATCTAGCAATTCCCCATTAGCAATCTCAACTAGAAAACCAAGAACAACTCGTAAAAGGCCTAATCAAACTTACAATGAAGCAGCTGCCCTTCTTTCCTCTGCCTATCCAAACGTCTTCTCCAGCAAACACCTCACAAAATCTAGCAAATTCACCAAACCCCATGACAACAGTATCCTCCTTGACCAATCTCCTGACTTGTTATTGCCTTTGCGCGTTTTTGACAACTCTGGATTCCTACTCCACCAACCAATCCAAGAAAAACCCAGATTTGGAAATGAGTCAAAAGTTGCAAATCTTAGAGACAAGTCATCTTGCCAGAGCAGTGGGGAAGTTGACTTCCATGGGAATCCAATGGAATTATGTGATGGTTTTGATGAGGAATTCGATGCCGAATCGATTCTTGACGAGGAAATCGAGGAGGGTATTGATAGTATTATGGGGAATTTAAGTGTAGGCAATGAAATGGTTGATGAGGTGCCTAATGGCATTAGTCCTAGCTATGGTCATGATGGTGGCCAAACGAATTCCTGGTATGGGAATTCAATGGAATATAATTTTGGCGGGAAATCACAATTTGGTCATGGAATGGCGATGAGAAGAGGTGTGAGAGCTTTGAGACAAGTTGATGAAGGAAATTGGTGGCATTTTCCCTTTGTTGATATGTTACAAATCTCTCCAAGACTCAACACCTCCTCCACCACCCCCACCAATACCGCGGCTGCCACCAGAAATGCCAATGGCAGCAACAGTCCAGATTGCAATTCAATTCCCAAGCCAAAGCCAAAATCAAAGTTGAAAATGAAATCCAACTCGAGCAgcgaaaagaagaaaaagaaactggAGAAAGTGGAGATGCCTGCCGTGGTGGAAATGAAGAATGAGGAATTGGAAGAGGAAAATCCAATCAAGGAGAATTCAATTCCACAATCCAATCAAAGGTTgatattgaaattgaattacGACAACGTTTTGAAAGCGTGGTCCGACCGTGGTTCGCCATTTTCCGAGGAAACTATGGGGTCTGCTGAAGGAACTGATGTCTCT GCTGGCACAAATTGA
- the LOC133673705 gene encoding uncharacterized protein LOC133673705 isoform X4 codes for MLIPSSLPNSIESTPFHVSDHGKQNLFCEVTPGTEIWQMGPKCHEHCHNCCKEAASITGEKEGNNYSCLLSFPRSPHPPTTSKMSESSAPNFVYSRRKLQGNTIDFLSAITEGSGEDCPYVINSDGSSVPVKEHHVVSEDEHETEAVRESLMSPLICNGAEYSHPLSFGRRAQLTTVSPVSEGAAPNFVYERRKLQQNSVTFSSTQVPAMEKRSGEDCLSVISSNGPSFAHKEERLVSQYEHGAALMLPPTVYSSCQLSLQRSPQLPTFSTMSEISASKFVYSRRKMRGNSVTFLSAQVPGITKRSRQDCLSVVSSDGPSLAVEEARVVSQDQHESGCSLQNGEPHVSKSESSSGCSLVEDQVSDEASKKSRPKIIEVDGINDSCSSSKSDVELVSASTKTEGHDNGECSSSTVMAAEFAREDQSEKHRCISILGKQRAFDGIWPGKTRASAKRIGDGSGSSSSRSCKKCFLKESPAKMLICDNCEDSFHVSCCNPHVKRIPIDEWLCRSCMKKKRIIPNERISRKPLNIIGDMGRCRDASSIGESDPIALMLKDTEPYTGGVRVGKGFQVEVPDWSGPIIKN; via the exons ATGTTGATACCGAGTTCCCTTCCTAATTCAATTGAATCTACTCCATTTCATGTATCTGATCATGGGAAACAGAATTTATTTTGTGAAGTCACGCCTGGTACTGAAATTTGGCAGATGGGCCCAAAATGTCATGAACATTGCCACAATTGCTGTAAAGAAGCTGCTTCAATTACCGGGGAAAAAGAGGGTAACAATTATTCATGCCTGTTAAGTTTTCCGAGAAGTCCTCATCCACCAACCACCAGTAAAATGTCTGAAAGTTCTGCACCCAATTTTGTATATAGTAGAAGGAAATTACAAGGAAATACTATTGACTTTTTATCCGCAATCACAGAGGGATCTGGTGAGGATTGTCCTTATGTCATAAATTCTGATGGTTCCTCAGTTCCAGTTAAGGAGCACCATGTAGTTTCTGAAGATGAGCATGAGACTGAAGCTGTTAGAGAATCTCTCATGTCTCCTCTAATATGCAATGGAGCTGAATATTCACATCCCTTATCTTTTGGAAGACGTGCTCAGCTTACAACTGTCAGTCCAGTGTCCGAAGGTGCTGCCCCTAATTTTGTTTATGAGAGAAGGAAGCTGCAACAAAACTCTGTTACCTTTTCATCAACTCAGGTCCCTGCAATGGAGAAGAGAAGTGGAGAGGATTGTCTTTCAGTGATCAGTTCCAATGGTCCTTCATTTGCACACAAGGAGGAACGCCTAGTTTCTCAATATGAGCATGGAGCTGCCCTTATGCTTCCTCCCACAGTATATTCTTCTTGCCAATTAAGTTTACAAAGAAGTCCTCAGCTACCTACTTTCAGTACAATGTCTGAAATTTCTGCAAGTAAGTTTGTATACAGTAGAAGGAAGATGCGAGGGAACTCTGTTACCTTTTTGTCAGCACAGGTCCCTGGAATCACAAAGAGAAGCAGACAAGATTGCCTTTCAGTTGTCAGTTCTGATGGTCCTTCCCTTGCAGTTGAGGAGGCACGTGTAGTTTCTCAAGATCAACATGAAAGTGGATGTTCGCTTCAAAATGGAGAGCCACATGTTTCAAAATCAGAATCTAGTAGTGGATGTTCACTTGTTGAAGACCAGGTTTCTGATGAAGCTTCAAAAAAGAGCAGGCCGAAAATCATTGAGGTTGATGGTATAAATGATAGTTGCTCATCATCAAAGTCAGATGTGGAACTTGTTTCAGCTTCTACAAAGACTGAAGGACATGATAATGGTGAGTGCTCTTCATCCACTGTAATGGCAGCAGAGTTCGCAAGGGAAGACCAGTCTGAAAAACACAGGTGTATCTCTATACTCGGAAAGCAGAGGGCTTTTGATGGAATTTGGCCTGGAAAAACCCGTGCTTCTGCCAAAAGAATTGGTGATGGTAGTGGTAGCAGCAGTTCGCGGTCATGCAAAAAATGTTTCCTTAAAGAGTCCCCAGCAAAGATGCTAATTTGTGATAACTGTGAAGATTCATTTCATGTATCTTGCTGCAATCCTCATGTAAAAAGAATACCAATTGATGAATGGTTATGTCGTTCATGTATGAAGAAGAAACGAATAATTCCCAACGAGAGAATTTCCAGAAAACCTCTCAATATAATTGGTGACATGGGCAGATGTAGAGACGCTTCATCTATAGGTGAATCTGATCCTATAGCATTGATGTTGAAAGATACTGAGCCATATACAGGTGGTGTTCGAGTTGGTAAAGGTTTTCAAGTAGAAGTTCCAGATTGGTCAGGTCCCATTATCAA GAATTGA
- the LOC133673705 gene encoding uncharacterized protein LOC133673705 isoform X2, with product MGPKCHEHCHNCCKEAASITGEKEGNNYSCLLSFPRSPHPPTTSKMSESSAPNFVYSRRKLQGNTIDFLSAITEGSGEDCPYVINSDGSSVPVKEHHVVSEDEHETEAVRESLMSPLICNGAEYSHPLSFGRRAQLTTVSPVSEGAAPNFVYERRKLQQNSVTFSSTQVPAMEKRSGEDCLSVISSNGPSFAHKEERLVSQYEHGAALMLPPTVYSSCQLSLQRSPQLPTFSTMSEISASKFVYSRRKMRGNSVTFLSAQVPGITKRSRQDCLSVVSSDGPSLAVEEARVVSQDQHESGCSLQNGEPHVSKSESSSGCSLVEDQVSDEASKKSRPKIIEVDGINDSCSSSKSDVELVSASTKTEGHDNGECSSSTVMAAEFAREDQSEKHRCISILGKQRAFDGIWPGKTRASAKRIGDGSGSSSSRSCKKCFLKESPAKMLICDNCEDSFHVSCCNPHVKRIPIDEWLCRSCMKKKRIIPNERISRKPLNIIGDMGRCRDASSIGESDPIALMLKDTEPYTGGVRVGKGFQVEVPDWSGPIINDVDTIGKPVVLDTSYFVSLHELKYNKPSKFGSIGNWLQCRQVIDDAAEGGNVTICGKWRRAPLFEVQTDDWECFCCVFWDPIHADCATPQELETDEVMKQLKYIQMLRPQIAAKRRKLKHANNGDPTDDCKE from the exons ATGGGCCCAAAATGTCATGAACATTGCCACAATTGCTGTAAAGAAGCTGCTTCAATTACCGGGGAAAAAGAGGGTAACAATTATTCATGCCTGTTAAGTTTTCCGAGAAGTCCTCATCCACCAACCACCAGTAAAATGTCTGAAAGTTCTGCACCCAATTTTGTATATAGTAGAAGGAAATTACAAGGAAATACTATTGACTTTTTATCCGCAATCACAGAGGGATCTGGTGAGGATTGTCCTTATGTCATAAATTCTGATGGTTCCTCAGTTCCAGTTAAGGAGCACCATGTAGTTTCTGAAGATGAGCATGAGACTGAAGCTGTTAGAGAATCTCTCATGTCTCCTCTAATATGCAATGGAGCTGAATATTCACATCCCTTATCTTTTGGAAGACGTGCTCAGCTTACAACTGTCAGTCCAGTGTCCGAAGGTGCTGCCCCTAATTTTGTTTATGAGAGAAGGAAGCTGCAACAAAACTCTGTTACCTTTTCATCAACTCAGGTCCCTGCAATGGAGAAGAGAAGTGGAGAGGATTGTCTTTCAGTGATCAGTTCCAATGGTCCTTCATTTGCACACAAGGAGGAACGCCTAGTTTCTCAATATGAGCATGGAGCTGCCCTTATGCTTCCTCCCACAGTATATTCTTCTTGCCAATTAAGTTTACAAAGAAGTCCTCAGCTACCTACTTTCAGTACAATGTCTGAAATTTCTGCAAGTAAGTTTGTATACAGTAGAAGGAAGATGCGAGGGAACTCTGTTACCTTTTTGTCAGCACAGGTCCCTGGAATCACAAAGAGAAGCAGACAAGATTGCCTTTCAGTTGTCAGTTCTGATGGTCCTTCCCTTGCAGTTGAGGAGGCACGTGTAGTTTCTCAAGATCAACATGAAAGTGGATGTTCGCTTCAAAATGGAGAGCCACATGTTTCAAAATCAGAATCTAGTAGTGGATGTTCACTTGTTGAAGACCAGGTTTCTGATGAAGCTTCAAAAAAGAGCAGGCCGAAAATCATTGAGGTTGATGGTATAAATGATAGTTGCTCATCATCAAAGTCAGATGTGGAACTTGTTTCAGCTTCTACAAAGACTGAAGGACATGATAATGGTGAGTGCTCTTCATCCACTGTAATGGCAGCAGAGTTCGCAAGGGAAGACCAGTCTGAAAAACACAGGTGTATCTCTATACTCGGAAAGCAGAGGGCTTTTGATGGAATTTGGCCTGGAAAAACCCGTGCTTCTGCCAAAAGAATTGGTGATGGTAGTGGTAGCAGCAGTTCGCGGTCATGCAAAAAATGTTTCCTTAAAGAGTCCCCAGCAAAGATGCTAATTTGTGATAACTGTGAAGATTCATTTCATGTATCTTGCTGCAATCCTCATGTAAAAAGAATACCAATTGATGAATGGTTATGTCGTTCATGTATGAAGAAGAAACGAATAATTCCCAACGAGAGAATTTCCAGAAAACCTCTCAATATAATTGGTGACATGGGCAGATGTAGAGACGCTTCATCTATAGGTGAATCTGATCCTATAGCATTGATGTTGAAAGATACTGAGCCATATACAGGTGGTGTTCGAGTTGGTAAAGGTTTTCAAGTAGAAGTTCCAGATTGGTCAGGTCCCATTATCAA TGATGTCGACACTATTGGCAAACCTGTGGTATTGGATACATCATACTTTGTCAGTTTGCAT GAATTGAAGTACAACAAACCTTCTAAATTTGGCTCTATAGGTAATTGGCTTCAATGTAGACAGGTCATAGATGATGCAGCAGAAGGTGGCAATGTAACTATATGTGGAAAATGGCGCAG GGCTCCTCTTTTTGAAGTCCAAACTGATGACTGGGAATGCTTCTGCTGTGTCTTTTGGGATCCAATTCATGCTGACTGTGCTACACCTCAG GAGCTGGAAACTGATGAAGTTATGAAGCAGCTAAAGTATATTCAGATG CTGAGACCCCAAATAGCTGCTAAACGGCGGAAATTAAAACATGCCAACAATGGTGATCCAACGGATGATTGCAAGGAGTGA
- the LOC133673705 gene encoding uncharacterized protein LOC133673705 isoform X3 — translation MLIPSSLPNSIESTPFHVSDHGKQNLFCEVTPGTEIWQMGPKCHEHCHNCCKEAASITGEKEGNNYSCLLSFPRSPHPPTTSKMSESSAPNFVYSRRKLQGNTIDFLSAITEGSGEDCPYVINSDGSSVPVKEHHVVSEDEHETEAVRESLMSPLICNGAEYSHPLSFGRRAQLTTVSPVSEGAAPNFVYERRKLQQNSVTFSSTQVPAMEKRSGEDCLSVISSNGPSFAHKEERLVSQYEHGAALMLPPTVYSSCQLSLQRSPQLPTFSTMSEISASKFVYSRRKMRGNSVTFLSAQVPGITKRSRQDCLSVVSSDGPSLAVEEARVVSQDQHESGCSLQNGEPHVSKSESSSGCSLVEDQVSDEASKKSRPKIIEVDGINDSCSSSKSDVELVSASTKTEGHDNGECSSSTVMAAEFAREDQSEKHRCISILGKQRAFDGIWPGKTRASAKRIGDGSGSSSSRSCKKCFLKESPAKMLICDNCEDSFHVSCCNPHVKRIPIDEWLCRSCMKKKRIIPNERISRKPLNIIGDMGRCRDASSIGESDPIALMLKDTEPYTGGVRVGKGFQVEVPDWSGPIIKAPLFEVQTDDWECFCCVFWDPIHADCATPQELETDEVMKQLKYIQMLRPQIAAKRRKLKHANNGDPTDDCKE, via the exons ATGTTGATACCGAGTTCCCTTCCTAATTCAATTGAATCTACTCCATTTCATGTATCTGATCATGGGAAACAGAATTTATTTTGTGAAGTCACGCCTGGTACTGAAATTTGGCAGATGGGCCCAAAATGTCATGAACATTGCCACAATTGCTGTAAAGAAGCTGCTTCAATTACCGGGGAAAAAGAGGGTAACAATTATTCATGCCTGTTAAGTTTTCCGAGAAGTCCTCATCCACCAACCACCAGTAAAATGTCTGAAAGTTCTGCACCCAATTTTGTATATAGTAGAAGGAAATTACAAGGAAATACTATTGACTTTTTATCCGCAATCACAGAGGGATCTGGTGAGGATTGTCCTTATGTCATAAATTCTGATGGTTCCTCAGTTCCAGTTAAGGAGCACCATGTAGTTTCTGAAGATGAGCATGAGACTGAAGCTGTTAGAGAATCTCTCATGTCTCCTCTAATATGCAATGGAGCTGAATATTCACATCCCTTATCTTTTGGAAGACGTGCTCAGCTTACAACTGTCAGTCCAGTGTCCGAAGGTGCTGCCCCTAATTTTGTTTATGAGAGAAGGAAGCTGCAACAAAACTCTGTTACCTTTTCATCAACTCAGGTCCCTGCAATGGAGAAGAGAAGTGGAGAGGATTGTCTTTCAGTGATCAGTTCCAATGGTCCTTCATTTGCACACAAGGAGGAACGCCTAGTTTCTCAATATGAGCATGGAGCTGCCCTTATGCTTCCTCCCACAGTATATTCTTCTTGCCAATTAAGTTTACAAAGAAGTCCTCAGCTACCTACTTTCAGTACAATGTCTGAAATTTCTGCAAGTAAGTTTGTATACAGTAGAAGGAAGATGCGAGGGAACTCTGTTACCTTTTTGTCAGCACAGGTCCCTGGAATCACAAAGAGAAGCAGACAAGATTGCCTTTCAGTTGTCAGTTCTGATGGTCCTTCCCTTGCAGTTGAGGAGGCACGTGTAGTTTCTCAAGATCAACATGAAAGTGGATGTTCGCTTCAAAATGGAGAGCCACATGTTTCAAAATCAGAATCTAGTAGTGGATGTTCACTTGTTGAAGACCAGGTTTCTGATGAAGCTTCAAAAAAGAGCAGGCCGAAAATCATTGAGGTTGATGGTATAAATGATAGTTGCTCATCATCAAAGTCAGATGTGGAACTTGTTTCAGCTTCTACAAAGACTGAAGGACATGATAATGGTGAGTGCTCTTCATCCACTGTAATGGCAGCAGAGTTCGCAAGGGAAGACCAGTCTGAAAAACACAGGTGTATCTCTATACTCGGAAAGCAGAGGGCTTTTGATGGAATTTGGCCTGGAAAAACCCGTGCTTCTGCCAAAAGAATTGGTGATGGTAGTGGTAGCAGCAGTTCGCGGTCATGCAAAAAATGTTTCCTTAAAGAGTCCCCAGCAAAGATGCTAATTTGTGATAACTGTGAAGATTCATTTCATGTATCTTGCTGCAATCCTCATGTAAAAAGAATACCAATTGATGAATGGTTATGTCGTTCATGTATGAAGAAGAAACGAATAATTCCCAACGAGAGAATTTCCAGAAAACCTCTCAATATAATTGGTGACATGGGCAGATGTAGAGACGCTTCATCTATAGGTGAATCTGATCCTATAGCATTGATGTTGAAAGATACTGAGCCATATACAGGTGGTGTTCGAGTTGGTAAAGGTTTTCAAGTAGAAGTTCCAGATTGGTCAGGTCCCATTATCAA GGCTCCTCTTTTTGAAGTCCAAACTGATGACTGGGAATGCTTCTGCTGTGTCTTTTGGGATCCAATTCATGCTGACTGTGCTACACCTCAG GAGCTGGAAACTGATGAAGTTATGAAGCAGCTAAAGTATATTCAGATG CTGAGACCCCAAATAGCTGCTAAACGGCGGAAATTAAAACATGCCAACAATGGTGATCCAACGGATGATTGCAAGGAGTGA
- the LOC133674504 gene encoding protein CHLOROPLAST IMPORT APPARATUS 2 isoform X1: MSSPCLSGGGRTYGFDLEIVKSSSTSSTRTSHTSSPSSTISESSNSPLAISTRKPRTTRKRPNQTYNEAAALLSSAYPNVFSSKHLTKSSKFTKPHDNSILLDQSPDLLLPLRVFDNSGFLLHQPIQEKPRFGNESKVANLRDKSSCQSSGEVDFHGNPMELCDGFDEEFDAESILDEEIEEGIDSIMGNLSVGNEMVDEVPNGISPSYGHDGGQTNSWYGNSMEYNFGGKSQFGHGMAMRRGVRALRQVDEGNWWHFPFVDMLQISPRLNTSSTTPTNTAAATRNANGSNSPDCNSIPKPKPKSKLKMKSNSSSEKKKKKLEKVEMPAVVEMKNEELEEENPIKENSIPQSNQRLILKLNYDNVLKAWSDRGSPFSEETMGSAEGTDVSARLAQIDLFSENGMREASVLRYKEKRRTRLFSKKIRYQVRKVNADQRPRMKGRFVRRPNPSTSSDEHEERKKKTFKL; encoded by the exons ATGTCTTCTCCATGTTTAAGTGGAGGTGGGAGAACCTATGGATTCGATCTAGAAATAGTCAAATCCTCATCTACTTCCTCAACAAGAACATCACACACATCTTCACCATCTTCAACTATCTCTGAATCTAGCAATTCCCCATTAGCAATCTCAACTAGAAAACCAAGAACAACTCGTAAAAGGCCTAATCAAACTTACAATGAAGCAGCTGCCCTTCTTTCCTCTGCCTATCCAAACGTCTTCTCCAGCAAACACCTCACAAAATCTAGCAAATTCACCAAACCCCATGACAACAGTATCCTCCTTGACCAATCTCCTGACTTGTTATTGCCTTTGCGCGTTTTTGACAACTCTGGATTCCTACTCCACCAACCAATCCAAGAAAAACCCAGATTTGGAAATGAGTCAAAAGTTGCAAATCTTAGAGACAAGTCATCTTGCCAGAGCAGTGGGGAAGTTGACTTCCATGGGAATCCAATGGAATTATGTGATGGTTTTGATGAGGAATTCGATGCCGAATCGATTCTTGACGAGGAAATCGAGGAGGGTATTGATAGTATTATGGGGAATTTAAGTGTAGGCAATGAAATGGTTGATGAGGTGCCTAATGGCATTAGTCCTAGCTATGGTCATGATGGTGGCCAAACGAATTCCTGGTATGGGAATTCAATGGAATATAATTTTGGCGGGAAATCACAATTTGGTCATGGAATGGCGATGAGAAGAGGTGTGAGAGCTTTGAGACAAGTTGATGAAGGAAATTGGTGGCATTTTCCCTTTGTTGATATGTTACAAATCTCTCCAAGACTCAACACCTCCTCCACCACCCCCACCAATACCGCGGCTGCCACCAGAAATGCCAATGGCAGCAACAGTCCAGATTGCAATTCAATTCCCAAGCCAAAGCCAAAATCAAAGTTGAAAATGAAATCCAACTCGAGCAgcgaaaagaagaaaaagaaactggAGAAAGTGGAGATGCCTGCCGTGGTGGAAATGAAGAATGAGGAATTGGAAGAGGAAAATCCAATCAAGGAGAATTCAATTCCACAATCCAATCAAAGGTTgatattgaaattgaattacGACAACGTTTTGAAAGCGTGGTCCGACCGTGGTTCGCCATTTTCCGAGGAAACTATGGGGTCTGCTGAAGGAACTGATGTCTCT GCCAGGCTGGCACAAATTGACTTGTTCTCAGAGAATGGAATGAGAGAAGCTAGCGTGTTGCGCTACAAAGAAAAGCGGCGTACACGCCTTTTCTCTAAGAAGATCAGGTACCAGGTCAGGAAAGTCAACGCTGATCAACGGCCCAGAATGAAG GGGAGATTTGTGAGAAGGCCAAATCCAAGTACAAGTAGTGATGAACATGAGGAGAGGAAAAAGAAGACTTTCAAGTTGTGA
- the LOC133673705 gene encoding uncharacterized protein LOC133673705 isoform X1, translated as MLIPSSLPNSIESTPFHVSDHGKQNLFCEVTPGTEIWQMGPKCHEHCHNCCKEAASITGEKEGNNYSCLLSFPRSPHPPTTSKMSESSAPNFVYSRRKLQGNTIDFLSAITEGSGEDCPYVINSDGSSVPVKEHHVVSEDEHETEAVRESLMSPLICNGAEYSHPLSFGRRAQLTTVSPVSEGAAPNFVYERRKLQQNSVTFSSTQVPAMEKRSGEDCLSVISSNGPSFAHKEERLVSQYEHGAALMLPPTVYSSCQLSLQRSPQLPTFSTMSEISASKFVYSRRKMRGNSVTFLSAQVPGITKRSRQDCLSVVSSDGPSLAVEEARVVSQDQHESGCSLQNGEPHVSKSESSSGCSLVEDQVSDEASKKSRPKIIEVDGINDSCSSSKSDVELVSASTKTEGHDNGECSSSTVMAAEFAREDQSEKHRCISILGKQRAFDGIWPGKTRASAKRIGDGSGSSSSRSCKKCFLKESPAKMLICDNCEDSFHVSCCNPHVKRIPIDEWLCRSCMKKKRIIPNERISRKPLNIIGDMGRCRDASSIGESDPIALMLKDTEPYTGGVRVGKGFQVEVPDWSGPIINDVDTIGKPVVLDTSYFVSLHELKYNKPSKFGSIGNWLQCRQVIDDAAEGGNVTICGKWRRAPLFEVQTDDWECFCCVFWDPIHADCATPQELETDEVMKQLKYIQMLRPQIAAKRRKLKHANNGDPTDDCKE; from the exons ATGTTGATACCGAGTTCCCTTCCTAATTCAATTGAATCTACTCCATTTCATGTATCTGATCATGGGAAACAGAATTTATTTTGTGAAGTCACGCCTGGTACTGAAATTTGGCAGATGGGCCCAAAATGTCATGAACATTGCCACAATTGCTGTAAAGAAGCTGCTTCAATTACCGGGGAAAAAGAGGGTAACAATTATTCATGCCTGTTAAGTTTTCCGAGAAGTCCTCATCCACCAACCACCAGTAAAATGTCTGAAAGTTCTGCACCCAATTTTGTATATAGTAGAAGGAAATTACAAGGAAATACTATTGACTTTTTATCCGCAATCACAGAGGGATCTGGTGAGGATTGTCCTTATGTCATAAATTCTGATGGTTCCTCAGTTCCAGTTAAGGAGCACCATGTAGTTTCTGAAGATGAGCATGAGACTGAAGCTGTTAGAGAATCTCTCATGTCTCCTCTAATATGCAATGGAGCTGAATATTCACATCCCTTATCTTTTGGAAGACGTGCTCAGCTTACAACTGTCAGTCCAGTGTCCGAAGGTGCTGCCCCTAATTTTGTTTATGAGAGAAGGAAGCTGCAACAAAACTCTGTTACCTTTTCATCAACTCAGGTCCCTGCAATGGAGAAGAGAAGTGGAGAGGATTGTCTTTCAGTGATCAGTTCCAATGGTCCTTCATTTGCACACAAGGAGGAACGCCTAGTTTCTCAATATGAGCATGGAGCTGCCCTTATGCTTCCTCCCACAGTATATTCTTCTTGCCAATTAAGTTTACAAAGAAGTCCTCAGCTACCTACTTTCAGTACAATGTCTGAAATTTCTGCAAGTAAGTTTGTATACAGTAGAAGGAAGATGCGAGGGAACTCTGTTACCTTTTTGTCAGCACAGGTCCCTGGAATCACAAAGAGAAGCAGACAAGATTGCCTTTCAGTTGTCAGTTCTGATGGTCCTTCCCTTGCAGTTGAGGAGGCACGTGTAGTTTCTCAAGATCAACATGAAAGTGGATGTTCGCTTCAAAATGGAGAGCCACATGTTTCAAAATCAGAATCTAGTAGTGGATGTTCACTTGTTGAAGACCAGGTTTCTGATGAAGCTTCAAAAAAGAGCAGGCCGAAAATCATTGAGGTTGATGGTATAAATGATAGTTGCTCATCATCAAAGTCAGATGTGGAACTTGTTTCAGCTTCTACAAAGACTGAAGGACATGATAATGGTGAGTGCTCTTCATCCACTGTAATGGCAGCAGAGTTCGCAAGGGAAGACCAGTCTGAAAAACACAGGTGTATCTCTATACTCGGAAAGCAGAGGGCTTTTGATGGAATTTGGCCTGGAAAAACCCGTGCTTCTGCCAAAAGAATTGGTGATGGTAGTGGTAGCAGCAGTTCGCGGTCATGCAAAAAATGTTTCCTTAAAGAGTCCCCAGCAAAGATGCTAATTTGTGATAACTGTGAAGATTCATTTCATGTATCTTGCTGCAATCCTCATGTAAAAAGAATACCAATTGATGAATGGTTATGTCGTTCATGTATGAAGAAGAAACGAATAATTCCCAACGAGAGAATTTCCAGAAAACCTCTCAATATAATTGGTGACATGGGCAGATGTAGAGACGCTTCATCTATAGGTGAATCTGATCCTATAGCATTGATGTTGAAAGATACTGAGCCATATACAGGTGGTGTTCGAGTTGGTAAAGGTTTTCAAGTAGAAGTTCCAGATTGGTCAGGTCCCATTATCAA TGATGTCGACACTATTGGCAAACCTGTGGTATTGGATACATCATACTTTGTCAGTTTGCAT GAATTGAAGTACAACAAACCTTCTAAATTTGGCTCTATAGGTAATTGGCTTCAATGTAGACAGGTCATAGATGATGCAGCAGAAGGTGGCAATGTAACTATATGTGGAAAATGGCGCAG GGCTCCTCTTTTTGAAGTCCAAACTGATGACTGGGAATGCTTCTGCTGTGTCTTTTGGGATCCAATTCATGCTGACTGTGCTACACCTCAG GAGCTGGAAACTGATGAAGTTATGAAGCAGCTAAAGTATATTCAGATG CTGAGACCCCAAATAGCTGCTAAACGGCGGAAATTAAAACATGCCAACAATGGTGATCCAACGGATGATTGCAAGGAGTGA